A region of the Sesamum indicum cultivar Zhongzhi No. 13 unplaced genomic scaffold, S_indicum_v1.0 scaffold00341, whole genome shotgun sequence genome:
AAAACTTATTAATTCATTACTTGGAGTAAGGAAATAGCAAGAATATGGTTTCCATGTTTATGCAGAAAAAAGGGAATATCTAAATGATAAGTGCAATACAATTGTCACAATATACAGGACGTCCAAATTCTCTATCtacttttatgttttatcCACGTCTTTTCTTTTGCCATGCAATATCTAACTATACATAGCAACTTATATGGTAGTGTATAAGCCAACAAGTACTTAGTAATAACCAATGCAAATaacaatgataataatttagaagTATTAAATGCTTACTCAGATATTCATGAGAAGATGCATACGTAATATAAAGTACAACAACACTTGTAGATTTAATACAACAGAtacttaaaagaataattacactatttaAATTGggttgaaatattacaattaggATTATACAATCAAAAGGATAGACATAATATTACtagtattttttcaattaaatgcTTTTGTTAAAGTAATTGAATCCTTTATTCTTTCTTGCATTGGATGCACCCATGCTCCATCCAACACAACCCATTCTTGACCCATGTACTTGGTCCATTTTGCATCCAACCCGTATCAGCTCCAAATCCACTTAAACCAACACAAACCTAAACTGATCTGCCCATTTGTCACCAATAATAAGCTCGGCCGCACCCTTTTGACGAGGAGTATTTTTGCATGAGAGAAGCAAAGATATGCATGAAAATCAACCAcgcatttattattttccgGTAAGCCATACTAAATACTCTCAGTGAAGAAATGGAGTATCACTAAACATAACCAATCTGCCAATTTGCCACCAACAATAAGCTCGGTCTTGCACCCTTTTGAGAGGAGTATTTTTGCATGAGAGAAAGTGAGAAGCAAAGATATGCATGAAAATCAACCACACATTTGTTATATCCTGGTAAGCCATGCTAAATACTCTCTGTGACAAAATGGTGCATCCCTAGCCATACTAAATACTCTCTGTGACAAAATGGTGCATCACCAACCAAACAATAAATTCCTTTTCTGGCACAATTTTGTCTAAAATAGCTCCTGATGCAGAGTCCAAGACAAAATGAGATCCAAAGGTAATCCTTTTCTGGTTGACCTTTAAATATCTGGACATTCCAATTCAAGGCCAATAGGGAGattacatttttcataaaacaTAAGAAGATTGCATATGATGCTACAAGTACAGTATAAGATATAAGCAACAAAGAAATTCAGGTCCTTGTGTTATAATCATGTATCaggtaaagaaaatataacatcGTAGAACTATCAAAGCAAAACAAATGAATATTATGAGGTGGGACAAAGAAGCAAAAGCCAAGCTAAAAGCATGAACAGATTATTTTGTTTCCTTGGGCCATTCCTCATTCACTAACTTCCTATAAATCTCATTCCCTTCTGTCTCGCTCAATCAGATATGCCAAATCatacaaaaagaagtaattttatcaaaatgaaGTATGGTATAggcaaaaatatttcatttcaatcACATGAATGCAGTAAAATAATTGCTATaccaattcaaatataacaaatcaaTTGAAAGCAGTAAACTCACACGCTGCAAGTGTCATTAATGAACTGTTGAATGGCTCCACCAGCTGTCCGTGAGAGAGAGACCTTGGTCACTTTTCCATACTGACCAAAATACTCCTTCCGGAGTAATAACTGTTCCAGAAAACATTCGTACTTGAGAATTGAAAAAAGTGTAACAAAAATTTGGTATTGGTTAATAACTTGAAATAGAATTAGGCAAAATCCACAGACAATTTCTTTAGAGGAGAAGTACATAAAAGTTTTGGAGagagaaacaacaaaagagaGGGGAAAAGGGTaggtagaaaaaaaaagtcctTACATCTTCATCAGCTAGAGTAAGAGGTAGCCCAATCACATATGCCATTTTTCGCTGAATCACTCTAACATTTGAAAGATCCTTCTTTACTTCATCAGTCTTGGGCTTGGCCTTCGGGGGTTTGGTTTTCCTATTAGAACTTTTCTTTGAAGTCCTACTTAAtgaaagttaaataaaaaaattctgcaTGAATGCCAGG
Encoded here:
- the LOC105180132 gene encoding putative general negative regulator of transcription C16C9.04c; translated protein: MMSNEEEKRCPLCAEEMDWTDQQFKPCKCGYQVCVWCWHHIIDMAEKDGMEGRCPACRAIYEKDKVVAMQANCERTSKKSSNRKTKPPKAKPKTDEVKKDLSNVRVIQRKMAYVIGLPLTLADEDLLLRKEYFGQYGKVTKVSLSRTAGGAIQQFINDTCSVYLKVNQKRITFGSHFVLDSASGAILDKIVPEKEFIV